GACGTCATAATCGGTCTCGTTGACCACCTCGACGCGGGCGCGCCGGGCAAAAGGCATGGGGAAGTAGCAGTAGTAACCCCCACTGGACATGCCCAGCAAGAGGGAGGTGTAGTGGGTGTAGCCAAAGCCCGTTCCGAAAAAGTCGCCGACAGGGCAGAGCACACTGGGCGAGCTCTCGTCGTCCCAGTACATGCGCAACACGATGCGCCGCAGGAAGTGCGGGTCACGAGAAGCGATGGTCAGCCAGATGCGCGTGATCACGCCAGCGCCCTTGATATCCGCCAGGACGGCTGTTTGGCCGCGCGGGATGACCAGCCGATCGGCATTGCCACCGCTCCGGTCGAAGCTGGAGATCTGCCGTAGACGGCTCTCCTTGAAGTAGGGGAGCCTTCCCAGCGAAAAGTCCTCCACCCGCGCCTGGGCCAGCGCCCAGTACGGAAGGACGGCGAGCGCGAGAAGGCCTGTCGCCCAGAACAGATGTCTTTTCATGGCCACCACCTCCTTCGAACCGTTGCCAGCAAAGCCTACCAGAGCACGCCCCGATAATCTTCGAACCCCCGGTGCAGACCGAGACGCCGGGCCAATGCGATTACCTCGGCAACCTCCTTATGGCTCACCGCGCGGGCAATCTCCGGGAACTGGTGCGCGCGATAGCAGGGACGATACTGTGCCATGATGTTCACGTAGGAATCGGCCGAGAGTTCCTCCGCGATGAAACGCAGCACCGCCTCGGA
This region of Calditrichota bacterium genomic DNA includes:
- a CDS encoding DUF2961 domain-containing protein; this encodes MKRHLFWATGLLALAVLPYWALAQARVEDFSLGRLPYFKESRLRQISSFDRSGGNADRLVIPRGQTAVLADIKGAGVITRIWLTIASRDPHFLRRIVLRMYWDDESSPSVLCPVGDFFGTGFGYTHYTSLLLGMSSGGYYCYFPMPFARRARVEVVNETDYDV